A DNA window from Falco peregrinus isolate bFalPer1 chromosome 8, bFalPer1.pri, whole genome shotgun sequence contains the following coding sequences:
- the LOC106112250 gene encoding translation initiation factor IF-2-like has protein sequence MAKMLLIRIPAPARRYLPAAELRREGGPGRAGARRLSVPVPRPRAWRGGGGARGRGSGGGGGGEAEGKLAAAAAAPSCSGGASGAYPQPPPGGDSDSPARAPPRRGAAWETRPEDRRAPGRGGPAARRSGEERGERGRAAPRLPPAARVMPGSGGRRGRGKPRRAGPGPPNPSGSPEMSFLRHNLHDHGVLRDPNASCSKKNTVPPEP, from the exons ATGGCAAAGATGCTGCTCATCAGAA TtcccgctcccgcccgccggTACTTACCGGCCGCAGAGCTACGAAGAGAAGGCGGgccaggccgggccggggcgcggcggctCAGCGTGCCCGTGCCGCGGCCCCGGGCatggcggggcggcggcggggcgcgggggaggggaagcggcggcggcgggggaggggaggccgAGGGGAAgttggcggcggcggcggcggctccttCCTGCTCTGGCGGGGCGAGCGGCGCCtaccctcagcctcctcctggcGGTGACAGCGACAGCCCGGCCAGagcgccgccgcgccgcggtGCAGCATGGGAAACACGCCCGGAGGACCGGCGGGCgcccgggcgcggcgggccggcggcgcggcgaAGCGGGGAAGAGAggggcgagcggggccgggccgcgccaCGTCTCCCGCCGGCGGCCCGGGTGATGCCCGGCTCAGGAGGCCGACGCGGCCGTGGGAAGCCCCGCCGGGCGGGCCCGG GGCCTCCAAATCCCTCAGGAAGCCCCGAGATGAGTTTTCTGCGCCATAATCTCCATGACCATGGTGTTCTCCGTGACCCCAACGCA AGCTGTTCAAAGAAGAACACTGTTCCACCTGAGCCCTGA